The Aythya fuligula isolate bAytFul2 chromosome 1, bAytFul2.pri, whole genome shotgun sequence nucleotide sequence GACAGCTGGAGTATGGGCAGAAATAAGTCAGGCCAGCATTTAAGAGCACACTTCAAAACAGTAACTACATTTATGTTTCAGTTCTcaatttttgctttgtcttctgcCCTTCTCTGTTCCATTCATATTTCCTTATGCACTCTTGATCTTCTGTATTGGAATTTAGGAATGAGTCTTGGCATGCTGTCAGACAATGAATGGAAAATTTAGGAAtgatttttttggaaaatttaGGAATGATTCTTGGCATGCTGTCAGAACAGGGAATTGGGATGGCATCTCTCTTGCATGTGACATGTACATATAGTACTCAGGTGTTAGAAAGCATAGTATGAAACGTGTTACATGGCTGCactcaaatttaaaaatcatgcaGAACCAGATGAGACTAAATCTGAAATCTGGGGTAGATCTGAGCCCTGCCTATCTGGATGAATTTGCATACGTGGGGTggctgggagggcaggaggcgGTGATGCAGAAGGCAGAACTGAGGAGTCTCTGACCTATTCCCCAGAGCACTATGACACTGaagtgcagcagcaggtgccTGGTACTGGccaggctgcctcctgccctgcagctcaaAGCTGAGCTCCTGCAAAGACCTGCTATCACTGATCTGAGAGGGAAGGGAACACCACTGGAGACACCATGGTAAGGGGGGATGTGTGGGATCACACACATCCCCATACTGGGACCGGGAGGATTATGGGTGAGGGCAGCCAGGGGGATTTGCCATAATCAGTGGTTTGTGCCACAAAGTCTGATCTCCCTCGCTAGTCGTAGCATGGAGGAGTGTCAGAATACCTCACCGGGGCAGTAAGGCATGCTGATCCAACGTTTTCTTCAGAGAGTCTCAAATTAGTAAAATTATAAGATGAATTAGATTGGGAGTCTTTGCTTTCTAGTATTCTCTGTTGTGACTATATTTTCTCAAGACAAGTTAATTTTCGTATGAAATAatcctttagaaataaaacagagaggTTACTTACCTTTGTATCTGTTTTATATTAATTCACCCCCAATGGCCGTACTGTTCATAGTTATACAATGTATATGTGTGTTTCTGGAGTGCATGAAGGTTTTTATACGTGTATGTGCTGaagtaaataagaaatatttttaatagattttgaATAGATCCATAGAAACATCTCAAAACCTCttataaagtgaaaaataaaaaaatcaccttgtACTGATTTATGTCTAGCACCGAGTCTTATTCTGGTGTGGAGAACTATGTTACTCTCTGCCAGTACAGCTGTAGACCCAAAATGAGAGCGCTCATTTCACAGGCAAGGGACGCGCTTCTGTACGTTCGTCATGCCTTAAGACAGACCAAGCCTTCTACAGTTAGGGTAGTGAGTATGTTTCAGGAATAGCAGTGAACATCTGCAAGACTAAAGCCTGTCtttttacagtaaatatttaGGCCAGGTAGTAATCTGTTGTTTTAACAATCAAAGCAGTCATAGGTTTCATTTCATGAAGGACCCTTTCTACTGTCTCTTGCTGGATAAAAGGTCAGGTTCACAATATGTAAGATAGGACCCAGCACATCAGTGATGCAATGCGAAATACGAGTTTGGAGTCTGCTCAAAATTTAAATATCATGTAGAGATCAGTTTACTTTGCTTGTGACTCTGAAGAAGGCCCactctttttcctgctaaaaGTCTGACAtctattttaaagccatttacTATGCAAAATTAAATCCCTGTTACTGTCTTCTCTACTTGTCAGAATATTTCCAAATGATAGCTGGGATAGAAGACGGGAATTGAAACCAGTCACAGCAGGAATCCTGGCTCAAAAGGCAGAGTTGAGGTACTGCTTCAAACCAGTGCCACTGGAAGCTCAGTCTAAAAGGAAAGGAACTGGTTCTGCAGTTTTTGACTGTAGTCCTATACTAAGATCTACAATATTAACTTTCTAAGGCAACATTCACTTGTTacatctgtgaaagaaaaaaaaaaaaaaaaaaaaaaaaaaaaaaagattgctgattttaaaaaatggttccAAGTATTGCTTGACTTTTAATTGTAGCTTTGCTCTAGAAGATATTCTGTTAAAAAGTCACCTTGcctcatttctgtgtttaaaaggaaagagatttttttctttcttgctgtcaGCCTTGTAGATTCACATTGGGATCTAAATGAAGAGCATGAGTTTGCATTGTGCAAAACCAGTATTAATTGAACTTGTTAAGCCCAAATTTGCCTTCAGTTTCTCCTGAGTACTCCTCCAGATTGTGACTCTACTACAACATACCAGTCAATGAAGACTCATCATCACTCAAATAACTCAGATACTTTTGCacaactgaactgaaaaaaacaaggttGCACAAGTACACTTCAGAGCATGTTGCATATGCTGCCACAAATGAATCCTGAGTCAGCAACTTAAAAATGAGTGGTgaatagaaataatatatttccttgaatgaaatatttagatTGATTTTCCACATTCATGTGAACTTCTGAGgaatagaaataatatatttcgttgaatgaaatatttagatTGATTTTCCACATTCACGTGAACTTCTGAGGATGACCACCTGTGGCAGTGGTGACTTCTAAAACTCCACTTGCTTCTGAAAAATAGGTTTAGTTATTGCTaatttgtgaagaaaactgCTCCAGAGACATCACTGGTCATACATTCTGCCTGAGAATTTAGTGTTTGGGGAAGATATATTTGATTGTCAGGTCACAGGATGAGTTTGCAGGATTAGCAGTTAcatgataataataatagttaataataataattaatgatagataataataataataataagtttaCTGGCTATACCTGCTCTTTTGTCATTGGATATATCTACATTACAAACTAAAAATGACTGGGGACCATTATCTGGCCTTGAGATGAGGTAGCATACCCCACTTCATACTTAGGCatctttttccctctccaaaGTCAGGCAGTAGTGAATGAGCTGCTCTCTGGAAACCATTCTTGACAACAAGTTGTCCTCTGAATGGGGCTTAAGCATTGTCTCGTTAAGTATGAACTGGCACAAGCCAAAACTGTGCCAGAGTGTGTGCTAATTATCAGTCAGCACAGGCTATCCAGACTTTTTCACTCACTAGTGTAGTCAGGGCTATTGAGATCACAAAGGTGGAGCTCAGAAGACTACAATTACAATTGCTCCAAAGCAGAAACGGAGGCTGAAAAACTCCACATGGTCTGTAACTGCCTTACTTACAAAACTTCCTTTCCCTTCACTCAGTGGCATAAAAGTCTGGACCAACTCAGAACTATCTGCTCTATGATTCTTTTTCTGAACTTATAAAATCCAGCACCAGGTTCTTCATTCTCTTGTACTCAGAGTGCAAAGGCTTTTCAGCAGTTGGCATCTGCCTAGTTTAGTCTGGTATTACATACGTTGTTTCCCTTTCATTAACGTTAAAAGCTACCACAACAATTATGTtcaaaattatgtaaataagCACATTGTATGCAGTGACAGTGCCTTAATAAGAAGTGCACCTGCAGTGTAAAATTCACAGCTGGTTCAGGAGcttgaaagaacatttttcagctGAGAGAATCTGAAATCATTTCCTGAGGTGAATACTGCTGAAAGGAGTTCTTCCAAGTTTCCACTCTGGTGTGCTATCAGAGGGTAAAAGGATCCAAAGACATCACCTGTCTTGGGTTACATACGGTTGAAAAATACCATATGGCTGTGTCAGGTTCCAgcctgaagtaaaaataaactcaaCTGGGATGTGTTCCTCAGCATAGCCAATCTGTAAGAGGAAAGGTGGGTTTTGTGTATctgaaattatgtattttttcaactTACTTTCATGTACTCATGTGTTACTGCACATAGAGCtccatttttaaagagctgtACCAACCTTTTGTCTGTATGCATACAGTCTCACTGTAGCCATGaggtcaaacaaacaaatgaaatgctgccagtgacaaacaatatttttgaaaagctggGAAAACGTAACTGTTAGGAATAAGGAATATTAATGCACATTGGGTTTCCTGAccctctctctgctctctctccCTAGCGTGAGTGCATCTCCATTCATGTCGGCCAGGCTGGAGTTCAGATAGGAAATGCGTGCTGGGAACTCTTCTGCCTGGAGCATGGCATTCAGCCGGATGGCACCTTCAAGGACCAGAACAGTCAACTCAACTACGATGACTCTTTTACCACGTTTTTCAATGAAACAGTCACTGGGAAGCACGTGCCACGGGCTGTAATGGTGGATTTGGAACCAAGTGTAGTAGgtcagtataaaaataattttatttttttacattcctAGAAAATGGAGAAGAGCTTACTCTTCCTAATATTACAATGGTGTGTCACCATCCTCCACTAGAACAAAGAAGCACACCCTTTGTATCTTGGTCTCCCTTCagacagaataaaattaattttcttgtgaCAATGAATGCCAGATTCTGTCATGACTCTGTTATCTCTGTAGGTGTTACAAACCTAGAAATGGCAGGATCACCAGCAGTTCAGTAGCTAGTATTCATGGTTTGTATgacttttctttgcaaaaaccTTTAACTCTTAGTTTTGTTTATCATGACATTTTTGCCGCctgagttctgctttttttctccactttggATTCAAAGTGTGAGGCTGACAGtttctttccaggaaaaaatgagatttctaaAATCTCATTTGGGGCGCCTGGGAAGAACCcaaattttttcttccaagtcacactgtttttcttgtgatttGTACTTGGCAAAGTTCTTGagaaaagaacagcttttgcAGATGGATACAGTTACTACAACAAATCAACAGAAtgcaacaatgaaaatattcttagGAAACAGTTTTCCCTTCTCcagcacctgttttttttttgttcatttctgggTCAAGGCCTCCCATGACTGAAAGCTTGCCAACTTGCTGGCAGTTGGAGCACAGCCACGCAGTTTCTTACAATTTCTCTCTCTTGGTCAGATGAAGTGCGGGCTGGCACCTTCCGTCAGCTTTTCCATCCAGAACAACTGATCACTGGAAAGGAAGACGCAGCTAATAACTATGCCCGTGGCCACTACACCATTGGCAAGGAAAGCATTGATGTGGTACTTGATCGTGTTCGTAAGCTGGTAAGTCACAGTAGTTTTGTAGTAGTTTGGTTCTGCTGAAGGAAGAAGTGCAGAACAGGAAGCTTCCTACCTACAAATCAAACTAACAGTTTAGAAAAGTAATTGCAAGACATACAGAGGCATCCTTACTAATCCAAGAGAAGGAAGTCTAGCAGTTCACTTTCTGGTTGTATGGCTCCAGATATTCTTAAAAGATGGTTCTGAATATGTAATTCTTCGTCATTAGCACAGCACTAGAGCACCCAGACTGATACAGAAGGTTGGATTAGGTACGTTGCTGGTTTCAGTTAGACTAACTAAAAGAAGTGTgaagttcagagaaaaaagCTCTATAGGTAAGAGGCTAATTTGTATGTCAGAAATTGAAccagtgaaggaagaaaagaacaggaTTATCAGCAATTCCTTCTCAAGAAGGACCTGAAACATGTCCTGTATACTGCTGATAACTGCTCTCTCCTTCACCTCAGAATAAGCAAACGTAgtctttcattattttacagCCACTATTCTTAGTCCTTTCTCTTTTGGTTTCTAGACAGATGCCTGTTCTGGACTGCAGGGATTCTTGATCTTCCACAGCTTTGGTGGGGGCACTGGCTCTGGCTTCACCTCCTTGCTGATGGAGCGCCTCTCTGTGGATTATGGGAAGAAGTCCAAACTAGAGTTTGCCATCTACCCTGCCCCTCAGGTCTCCACCGCTGTGGTGGAACCCTACAATTCTATCCTCACCACACACACCACCCTGGAACACTCAGACTGTGCTTTCATGGTGGACAATGAGGCTATCTATGATATCTGTCGCAGAAACCTGGACATTGAGCGCCCAACTTACACTAACCTCAACCGCCTCATCAGCCAGATTGTCTCCTCCATCACCGCCTCGCTGCGCTTTGATGGTGCCCTCAATGTGGATCTGACAGAGTTTCAGACAAACCTGGTTCCCTACCCACGCATCCACTTCCCCTTAGTGACCTACGCCCCCATCATCTCCTCTGACAGAGCATATCATGAGCAGCTCTCGGTGGCTGAAATCACCAATGCCTGCTTTGAGCCCAACAACCAGATGGTGAAGTGTGACCCACGACATGGGAAGTACATGGCCTGCTGCATGCTCTATCGTGGTGATGTAGTTCCCAAAGATGTCAATGTAGCAATTGCTGCCATCAAGACCAAGAGAAATATCCAGTTTGTTGACTGGTGTCCAACAGGCTTCAAGGTGAGAATGCCATGAGTTTCTCTTTAACGCTTAAAGTCTAGCTGAAAACTTGTATTTAAAGTTTTAGATCTTGCATGTTTTTCACTAGTGAGAAGAATGAACCTAagaaaggtgtgtgtgtgtatacaatGCGGCCTTTCTCCTAATGACATCCCACTGACACAGAATTGTAAATACTTACATAAAAGGATATTTGATGTGTATGAGTTAAAATCTAAAGAAGGATTATTTTCAGAGCTGAATGTGTAAAAGACAGTGAGTGTTCCCTCTGAAGCAGCAACTAAAACTAAGGAAACACTGAAACTAATACATTCAATAAAGGTAATGCTGATATTACAGAAGCTGTCAATTAACCCTCCCACACAGAAATCTTATACAGCATGTCTCCTTTGGCTACACAGTAGTGCTGAGAACCATAATTTCTACAGCAATACAGACATTAACATTGGAAAACATTTGTCATTCAAAAAGCTTGCTTAATAAACTGAACACTTTTAACCAGGTACCAACTTTCTGTATTAGTTTGTACAGAGTTACCTTGGTAAAACTGTATGTTCAGTGTTGTGTAGCTGTTTAGAAAGCCAGGAAGTTGCCAGTGTGCATTAAACAGCTATTAAAATGATCATGTATCAAACTATGTAtaaccttatttatttttttttggcaggtgCCATTCAGTAGTTTTGATAGTGGCACCCCTCTACCGCAGCATCCATAATGTTACTCACGCTTTTTTCTACTCTGTGACTGCTTCCTgcactttttcttatttctcttatATTCCTAATTCCAGGTTGGGATCAACTATCAACCTCCCACAGTAGTTCCTGGCGGAGACCTCGCCCAAGTTCAGCGAGCAGTCTGCATGCTGAGCAACACCACAGCCATTGCAGAGGCCTGGGCAAGGCTCGACCACAAGTTTGATCTGATGTACGCCAAGAGAGCCTTTGTGCACTGGTATGTGGGTGAAGGTATGGAGGAAGGAGAATTTGCAGAGGCTCGTGAGGACCTAGCTGCCCTGGAGAAGGACTATGAAGAAGTGGGAACTGACtcatttgaagaagaaaacGATGGGGAGtaattttaaactatattttgCTCCCAGTGAGCCCAGAATTGTCTCTGTATCACTGTATTGTACGTCTGCCATTATGTCACCCCTTTGTATGCAATATACAGAAATATAGAAGGGGTCATGTAAGGACATTTTTTATTCCATACACCACAAGTAAATTGCACTGTAAGATATGATCAGTTGTAGTAATGTGCCACCACTCCCAGTGATGCACAAAGTGTTGCTTTCATTCCTTGCACATTTAACGTAAGCCTCTTCAAGCTCTAACATACAGTAAAAACACTGTAGTCCAATATATACAAGCTTATAGTGGAGCATGGTGAAACAGCATAGATTTCAAATCTCAAATTTGGCATACTTTTGCCTTCTGCTTGTTGGCATTGCAAAAAATAATGACTTTGGAGAAATGGATCCTCTGCTCTGTGGTTCACTATCCTCTGTTTCTTTGAAACACTACTTctgataaaacattttaatcagaaatgttaaagcagtgctttttttttccagatttggaGGATAAATACCTATGCCTTGAAACAAATATCCCTTTTGGTTGGATCCAAGGCTTTATGGCTGCAGCAggtgaaatctttttttctgaaatttctctgaaattctcTAAGTGAGAAAATTgcctctttaaaacaaacaaacaaagaaacaaacaccattttttctttttacattatCCCTATTGAGTCATAAAACATTTAAGTATTTACCTGAATGGTTCTTCCTCTGCAAGCAGCATTCTCTACTTTACTGAGCAGACCATGGTGCCATCTGTGGCAATGTTTACTTAGCGAACCACCTGCAAGTGAGTATGCAATACAGATATTTGAATGCTCACTCAAAGATAATTCAAAGTAGTGATCAAAGATTTTGTATTGATAGGATTCACATCCTAGGCAATGACAGTCTTTCTTGACTAGGAGAACCCTCAGCAATTTTTTATCTAGATATAGGGTCCTGATGGAATGCACCCACAAGCGAGGGAGCCGGCAGGAGTCACTGCGAGGCCACTCTGGATAATCTTTTATCGATCATGGCAAGTGCCCaaagactggaagaaagcaaatgtcactcctATCTTCAAAAAAGGCAAGGAAGAGGATCCAGGGAATTATATGTTGGTCAGCGTCCCTTGATCCTTGAGCAGCTAATCCTGGACACCACTTACAGGCACATGAACAGCAAGACAACCAACAGAAGTAGTCAGTATGGATTCACCAAGTCGTGCCTGACTAACTTGATAAACTTCTATGACGAAATGAGTAGCCTGGTAGATTAGGGGACAGCAGTGAGTACAGcctacctagacttcagtaaggcttttgacagtCTCTGATCAGATCCTCGTAGAGAAGCTGTTGAAGTACAGGCTGGACGAGCAGTGAAGCAGATTGTAAGTTGTCTGAACAGCCAAGACTAAAGGGTGCGGATCAGTGGTGCAaagttggaggccagtaactAGTGGTGTACCTTAGGCATCAATACTGGGTCCAGCTgtgttcaacatcttcattaatgatccAGACAATCACACAACGGTTGAAGCTGGAAGGGCAAGTTGAATggcctctggaggccatctggtccaaatCCCCTGCTTATGCAGGGACACCTACAGCACAGTCaccaggaccacgtccagatGGCTTTAGAAAATCTCCGaagagggagactccacaatctctctgggcaacctgtgccagggcttaATCATCAGCACaataaaaaaagtttcctaACATTCAGATGGAACCTTCTGTTTCAGTGtgtgtccattgcctcttgACCTGTCactggaaaacactgaaaagggCCTGgttccattttctttgcaccctcccttcaaatatttatgtacattGATAAGATTCTCCCTGAGCCTTTTGTTCTCCAAGTGAAATAGTCCCAGCTGTCTCAGCCTTTCATTAGTCCCTAACTATCCTTTcattggactctctccagtatcTCCACGTGTCTTGTGCTGGGTAGCCCAGCAGCAGACACAGGACTCTGTGTGTGGcttcaccagtgctgagtagagaaGGATCACCTTCCTGGCCTGCTGGCAATGCCCTGCCTAATGCAGCCCCGGTTACTGCTAGCCAAGGGCacgttgctggctcatgtccagTCGGTGCCCACCGGGACCTCCAGGCccttttctgccaagctgctttccagctgggtggcccctAGCACGTCCTGGTGCCTCGGCAGGGCTCTGTGCTTCTCCTCGTGGGACTCCATGAGCTTCTGTCGGCCCACCTCTCCTACCTGCCAAGGGAGGtctctctggatggcagcatCATCCAAATCATTAATGAATATGTTGAACAGAACTGAACACAGAGTGTACCCTtagcaaatttgcagatgacacaaaactgggaggagtggtcAATATGCcagagggttgtgctgccatccagagtgATCTCTGCTCTGGGTGGCACTGTTTGAGCTGGaggtttggaccagatgacctccagaggtccctcccaacctTAACTATTCTGTGATCTTCCTCATGTAGATATTGATCCCTTCCAGTCAGGGTATTCTGtgatttctatttctgttgGCGGTTACAGTTTGCAGTACGTCACATAAAACTTGTACATGCTGTATGCATTGCATGCATTTAATTATCTAGATCATTATAATAAACTAGGTACTTATGGAGTACCAAAAATGCCTCTCTTTAGAAGAATATCCCTATTCATGATATACTTGCTTATGTACTTAAACTGAAACAACATGAATACGTATTACCCACACTGATTGTATTTAGATTCTTAAATGGCTCCCCTCAAAGTTCTTTCCTGAACTGGGACCAAAATCAGAAACAGGaaattttgtaaatgaaagaaaaaaaaaaaaaaaaggcagaggaagcaCTTGCCTTCTTCCTTGAAAAACTACTGAAATTGATGCAATGAAGAACTTGACGTCACTGATCCAGTGTGGCGTACATCATGTGTCCTGAAACAACGGGGGTGGAGTTCCTAACTCCCTGAGtgcttttaaaatcacatcctgATTATCTATTTTAtgggttattttatttactgtataaGTTCTGTGGCAGTTACCAGGAGCAAGCAGCTTTTTTCAAAGTGCTACTATACCATGACGCTCAATAGTCAGTGTATTTGGGCCCCAAACACCGAATTTATTCACCTTTAGTCATCCCATCAACTAAGTGTATCTTCCAGGCTCAGGTTTCTGCCCAATACCCATTTTGGAAGTGGGGTGTCACAACCAGATTCCACAAGCAAAccttaaaatattcttaaacaAGACATATGCTCCTCTTAATCTAGTACCCAGGCTCTCACAGGAATCACTACCAAAAGCCACGTCACCTGCACACTTCCTCACTGGTTTATGCAGATCTGTCAGACCTAGCTCCTATTTAACCTCTGATGTCAATCTGCTTAGGTGGTTTACCCGTCTCTGGGCAATTTATGGCTTCAcagttctttctctcttcctcccttctaTCAGGCAGGCTCCACACAAGCTAGGAATAGAAAGTGAACACCACTACATCATTCCCAACAAGCTCCACCTGAGTCACAAGAAAGACGCTGAGTCATTTGTAATCTTCcgcctgcagctgctccagctccccatATATGTCTGTGTGGCAGTTCAGGAAGCTTTTTACTGCCACTGCTGCCACAGCTGAGGAGCTCTGACTgcccagcagctgtgctggctctaactgtgaaatgtttttattgtacAAGAAGAAGCCTGTAAGGCAGGGCTACGTTAAGCCATGGTTTCCCtcatcatttctttctttccttcctttctctttcttacctttccctcttttcttccttccttcccttctctctctcttttttttttttttttttttttttgtaacatccACTGAATTTAGTAAATTAGTAACACAACAGCTGGAGGCTTTTGCACAGCACATGCAAATTCAGTGTGTTAGCTCAAAGAAAGGGCTTTCCTGAGGGGTAAAGGTGCATCCCAAAGACACCAGTGAGGTTCTAGGAagcaaagaaagggaaacagagGCCTTCAGGAGCTCCCCATAGCCTGTGTAAAGTAGCAACACCTTTTGCCTCATTGGAATTGGAATTGCCAACCCCAGTAGAGGCACGGTTGAGGGTTTGGGCTTGTCTGGAGACTGTCTAGCTGTCTCAGCCTGCTGGAGCTCTTAGATAAAGGGAAGGCAGGTATGCCCTGCCAAATCGCAAGGGGAGTCTCAATTCTGGGGTCCCAGAGACTCCATCTCTTTCACACACATAGCAGGATGCCCTACTTCAGCTGCACCGTTTCTTCAGTCAGCAGAGCTCTGCCGGGCAGCATCACTCACCTCTGAACTCTCCTGCCTCCTCATGTGGGGCAAAGCCGGGCTGATGGCCATCCTCCAACAAGCAAAGCCCCTTTCCAGGGTGCCGTGCCCCTCCGTTCCTCCTGCTGACAGCCAGAAAGAGGAAGGCCAGGAATCCCGGCACACACTGGAGGAGCAGCCACCCAAGCACTTCTGCTGGTCCAGGCATCCTTGGCCTTGTTGAAACCAGACATCGCATGGCACAGGGGTTTGCTGGGGTATCTTTACCACGGTGCTGCCATTCAGCTATCTGACTGTGGAACCACGGCACACGTAAGCAGTAAACTCCTGAGGCTTTTAGGTTGGAATGCGGGTTAAGTTTCTAAGACATGTACTTATTTGGGGTTATTTTAAACGAGCCATTTCTTGCTTCTGTGCCTTGAGAACAGTTTGCCCTTCCCCTTGCTTTCGCTGCCACAAGAAGCCAACACCGTGCTAACAAATGCCTGGTGTTGAACGCTGTAGGCACAGGCAGCACACACCTCCCGAGGGGCAGCCACAGCCGACGAccagcttgctttctgcagcGCTCCGCTTCTCCCCGTGCCATCCAACCCCACTCCTTCCCCCCCGGAGCAGGCTCGGAGTGCCGAGGGGCAGCAGCGGAGGGGCCCCGGCTGGAGCCGCCGCCATCTCCCGGCTCTGCCCGccgcggggctgcccctggCGGCGAGAAGGGAGCGCAGCGAGCGGCTGCGGGAAGTTTCACTTTCCGTCCCTGGGCTGAGCGAAGCGGGAAATCAAAACTGAGCGGCCCCGTGGGCGCTCTGCCCTCTGACGCAGCCGCCCCGCAGTCTCGCTCGGGCAGCGCCGCCGCGGCAGCCGCAGGTGAGCGGGGCGATGTGCGACGGGACTGCCCGCAGGGTCCGGGTCCGCCCGCGGCTCCGGGGAGTCGCTGAGGGGCTGCCGAGGCTCCGACTGAGCGAGGTAGGAGCTGTGAgggggctgcggctgctgctgctcggggtCGGGGAGCC carries:
- the TUBA8 gene encoding tubulin alpha-8 chain, giving the protein MVDLEPSVVDEVRAGTFRQLFHPEQLITGKEDAANNYARGHYTIGKESIDVVLDRVRKLTDACSGLQGFLIFHSFGGGTGSGFTSLLMERLSVDYGKKSKLEFAIYPAPQVSTAVVEPYNSILTTHTTLEHSDCAFMVDNEAIYDICRRNLDIERPTYTNLNRLISQIVSSITASLRFDGALNVDLTEFQTNLVPYPRIHFPLVTYAPIISSDRAYHEQLSVAEITNACFEPNNQMVKCDPRHGKYMACCMLYRGDVVPKDVNVAIAAIKTKRNIQFVDWCPTGFKVGINYQPPTVVPGGDLAQVQRAVCMLSNTTAIAEAWARLDHKFDLMYAKRAFVHWYVGEGMEEGEFAEAREDLAALEKDYEEVGTDSFEEENDGE